A region from the Muribaculum gordoncarteri genome encodes:
- a CDS encoding HAD family hydrolase translates to MIKNLLFDLGGVIMDIRRQNCEAAFRRLGMNDIDRFLGDYGQKGPFLKLEEGKITEEEFREEVRRHIPEDVDDAAIDNAFNQFLVGIPLRRLQELRKLRERFGIYLLSNTNSIMWNSRIAEEFRQEGLQLHDYFDGTVTSFEEKCIKPDAEIFERVVSKLGIQPEETLFFDDSQANVDAAAALGFNIMHVAPGKEFYDLIAEKGLS, encoded by the coding sequence ATGATAAAGAATTTGCTTTTCGACCTCGGCGGTGTCATCATGGACATACGCCGACAAAACTGCGAGGCAGCTTTCCGTCGGCTCGGAATGAACGACATAGACCGCTTTCTGGGCGACTACGGCCAGAAGGGCCCATTCCTGAAACTTGAGGAGGGTAAAATAACTGAAGAGGAGTTTCGCGAGGAGGTGCGCCGTCACATTCCCGAGGATGTCGACGATGCCGCAATCGACAACGCATTCAACCAATTTCTGGTGGGAATACCCTTGCGCCGACTGCAAGAGCTGCGCAAACTCCGTGAGCGCTTCGGAATATACCTGCTCTCCAACACCAACTCAATCATGTGGAATTCGCGCATCGCCGAGGAGTTCCGCCAGGAGGGACTGCAACTGCACGACTACTTCGACGGCACCGTCACCTCATTTGAGGAGAAGTGCATAAAGCCCGATGCCGAAATATTTGAGCGTGTCGTGAGCAAATTGGGCATACAGCCTGAGGAAACCCTGTTTTTCGACGATTCGCAGGCCAATGTCGATGCTGCGGCCGCATTGGGATTCAATATAATGCACGTGGCTCCCGGCAAGGAGTTCTACGACCTTATCGCCGAGAAGGGCCTCTCATAA
- the pfkA gene encoding 6-phosphofructokinase produces the protein MPAIKTIGILTSGGDAPGMNAAIRAVTRSAIFSGFKVKGIYRGYRGLITNEIVEFKTQNVSNIIQMGGTILKTARCKEFETAEGRQLAYDTIRQHGIDALVVIGGDGSLTGARIFASEFNFPIIGLPGTIDNDLFGTDKTIGYDTALNTIMECVDKIRDTATSHERLFFIEVMGRDAGFLALNGAIAAGAEAAIIPEISTEVDQLAELIQNGFRKSKNSSIVLVAESPVTGGAMALAERVKNEYPGYDVRVSILGHLQRGGSPTASDRILASRLGSAAIDALLEDQRNVMIGISNDQIVYVPFSKAIKNDKPINRDLLNTLRRLSI, from the coding sequence ATGCCAGCAATTAAGACTATTGGTATTCTCACCTCGGGAGGCGACGCTCCCGGAATGAACGCCGCAATTCGTGCGGTAACCCGCTCGGCAATATTCAGCGGTTTCAAGGTAAAAGGCATCTACCGCGGCTATCGCGGCCTTATAACCAACGAGATAGTTGAATTCAAGACCCAAAACGTATCGAATATCATTCAGATGGGCGGCACAATCCTGAAAACCGCCCGTTGTAAAGAGTTTGAAACAGCAGAAGGACGACAGCTTGCTTACGACACAATACGCCAGCACGGCATCGACGCTCTTGTTGTGATAGGCGGCGACGGCTCGCTTACAGGAGCGCGCATATTCGCTTCCGAATTCAATTTCCCCATCATCGGTCTTCCCGGTACAATTGACAACGACCTGTTTGGTACCGACAAGACCATAGGCTACGACACAGCCCTCAACACCATCATGGAGTGTGTCGACAAGATACGTGACACCGCAACGAGCCATGAGCGACTCTTCTTTATCGAAGTTATGGGCCGCGACGCAGGCTTCCTTGCCCTTAACGGTGCCATAGCCGCCGGAGCCGAAGCAGCTATAATCCCCGAAATATCGACCGAGGTCGACCAGTTGGCCGAACTTATCCAGAACGGATTCCGCAAGAGCAAAAACTCATCGATCGTGCTCGTAGCCGAAAGCCCCGTCACCGGCGGTGCAATGGCTCTCGCCGAACGCGTGAAGAACGAGTATCCCGGCTATGATGTAAGAGTGTCGATACTCGGACATCTGCAGCGCGGTGGTTCACCCACGGCAAGCGACCGCATCCTTGCGTCGCGCCTCGGTTCAGCCGCCATCGACGCTCTCCTTGAGGATCAGCGCAACGTGATGATCGGTATATCCAACGACCAGATTGTCTACGTTCCGTTCTCAAAGGCCATCAAGAATGACAAGCCCATCAACCGCGACCTGCTCAACACACTTCGCCGCTTGTCGATATAA